A genomic segment from Glycine soja cultivar W05 chromosome 18, ASM419377v2, whole genome shotgun sequence encodes:
- the LOC114395421 gene encoding CLAVATA3/ESR (CLE)-related protein TDIF-like, with amino-acid sequence MDIEPLWAIGGWSFLSNYCMAEPKSSSSSPISEPFSKSPSFLHFLSLFFILLLLINLSHQPHPYTTMGSSDKSTKSSESAMSTTSMHPQNTQKSHTPSSTKDAGREFGDDAHEVPSGPNPISN; translated from the coding sequence ATGGATATTGAACCCTTGTGGGCTATTGGGGGGTGgtcttttctttcaaattattGCATGGCAGAACctaaatcatcatcatcatcaccaatCTCGGAACCTTTCTCAAAATCACCCTCTTTTCTTCACTTCCTCTCACTTTTCTTCattctcctcctcctcatcaATCTTTCCCACCAACCACACCCTTATACCACCATGGGCTCTTCAGACAAAAGCACCAAATCTTCAGAATCAGCCATGTCCACCACAAGCATGCACCCTCAGAACACCCAAAAATCCCATACTCCATCTTCTACTAAGGATGCTGGAAGAGAATTTGGTGATGATGCTCATGAAGTTCCAAGTGGTCCAAACCCtatatcaaattaa